The Ananas comosus cultivar F153 linkage group 7, ASM154086v1, whole genome shotgun sequence genome has a window encoding:
- the LOC109712435 gene encoding homeobox-leucine zipper protein HAT22-like, with amino-acid sequence MIMDTACEANLVLGLSCASTVEFEPLPPNWSAAEPSLTLGLFESANPKTETEARKPELGDKESCRAISDEVEEEGIARKKLRLTKEQSSLLEDSFREHSTLNPRLKQALARKLNLRPRQVEVWFQNRRARTKLKQTEVECELLRRCCETLSTENRKLQRELQELKSLKFMQPLYTATALTVCPSCKRMITSTRLLK; translated from the exons ATGATCATGGATACTGCGTGCGAAGCTAACCTCGTTCTCGGATTGAGCTGCGCATCGACCGTCGAGTTCGAACCGCTCCCTCCGAATTGGTCGGCAGCGGAGCCGTCTCTCACCCTCGGCCTCTTCGAATCAGCAAACCCTAAGACGGAGACGGAAGCGAGGAAACCGGAGCTCGGCGACAAGGAATCATGCCGGGCTATTAGTGATGAAGTGGAAGAAGAAGGTATTGCCAGGAAGAAGCTGAGGCTCACCAAGGAGCAGTCGAGCCTTCTAGAAGATAGTTTCAGGGAGCACAGCACCCTTAATCCG AGATTAAAACAGGCCTTGGCACGTAAACTGAACTTAAGGCCTAGGCAAGTGGAGGTTTGGTTCCAAAATAGGAGAGCAAG GACAAAGCTGAAGCAAACTGAAGTAGAGTGCGAACTTCTTCGGAGATGCTGCGAAACTCTGAGCACCGAGAACCGGAAGCTACAAAGGGAGCTACAAGAGCTCAAGTCGCTGAAATTCATGCAACCGCTCTACACTGCCACGGCGCTCACGGTATGCCCTTCATGCAAGAGGATGATCACTTCTACACGTCTACTTAAGTAA